From a region of the Mycobacterium intracellulare ATCC 13950 genome:
- a CDS encoding DUF2550 domain-containing protein, protein MSAPMTAMVVLVVVLAAAVVALSYRLWKLRQGGTAGIMRDVPAVGGHGWRHGVIRYRGGEAAFYRLSSLRLWPDRRLSRRGVEIVARRAPRGDEFDIMTDEIVVIELRDTTQDRRSGYEIAFDKGALTAFLSWLESRPSPRSRRRSI, encoded by the coding sequence ATGAGCGCGCCCATGACCGCCATGGTCGTGCTCGTCGTCGTGCTGGCGGCCGCCGTCGTTGCGTTGAGTTATCGGCTGTGGAAGCTGCGCCAGGGCGGCACGGCGGGGATCATGCGCGACGTTCCCGCGGTGGGCGGTCACGGCTGGCGGCATGGTGTAATCCGTTACCGCGGCGGCGAAGCCGCGTTCTACCGGCTCTCCAGCCTGCGACTGTGGCCGGACCGGCGGCTGAGCCGGCGAGGCGTTGAGATCGTGGCCCGGCGCGCGCCACGTGGCGACGAATTCGACATCATGACCGACGAGATCGTCGTCATCGAACTGCGCGACACGACCCAGGACCGCAGGTCTGGCTACGAGATCGCCTTCGACAAGGGTGCGCTGACCGCGTTCCTGTCGTGGCTGGAGTCGCGCCCGTCGCCGCGTTCCCGCCGGCGCAGCATCTAG
- a CDS encoding cob(I)yrinic acid a,c-diamide adenosyltransferase yields the protein MAVHLTRIYTRTGDDGTTGLSDFSRVPKTDPRLVAYADCDEANSAIGVAVAVGHPDGELKAVLRQIQNDLFDAGADLSTPVVENPEYPPLRVTQPYIDRLEKWCDTYNESLPKLNSFVLPGGSPLSAYLHVARTVVRRAERSAWAAVDAAPQQVNILPAKYLNRLSDLLFILSRVANPDGDVLWKPGGGQAPTS from the coding sequence ATGGCAGTGCACCTGACCCGCATCTACACGCGGACCGGCGACGACGGCACCACGGGATTGAGTGACTTCTCCCGGGTCCCGAAAACCGACCCCCGCCTGGTGGCCTACGCCGACTGCGATGAGGCCAACTCGGCGATCGGCGTCGCCGTCGCCGTCGGTCACCCCGACGGCGAGCTCAAGGCCGTGTTACGCCAGATCCAAAATGACCTCTTCGACGCCGGCGCGGACCTGTCCACCCCGGTGGTGGAAAACCCCGAGTACCCGCCCTTGCGGGTCACCCAGCCCTACATCGACCGGCTCGAAAAGTGGTGTGACACATATAACGAGTCGTTGCCCAAGCTGAATTCCTTTGTGCTGCCGGGCGGTTCGCCGTTGTCGGCGTACTTGCACGTGGCGCGCACCGTGGTGCGCCGAGCCGAGCGCTCGGCGTGGGCGGCGGTCGACGCCGCCCCGCAGCAGGTCAACATCCTGCCCGCGAAATACCTGAACCGCCTGTCGGATCTGCTCTTCATCCTGTCGCGCGTGGCCAACCCGGACGGCGATGTGCTGTGGAAGCCGGGCGGCGGGCAAGCCCCCACGAGTTAA
- the murA gene encoding UDP-N-acetylglucosamine 1-carboxyvinyltransferase, producing MAERFVVTGGNRLSGEVAVGGAKNSVLKLMAAALLAEGTSTITNCPDILDVPLMAEVLRGLGATVELDGDVARITSPDEPKYDADFAAVRQFRASVCVLGPLVGRCKRARVALPGGDAIGSRPLDMHQAGLRQLGAQCNIEHGCVVAQADTLRGAEIQLEFPSVGATENILMAAVVAEGVTTIHNAAREPDVVDLCTMLNQMGAQVEGAGSPTMTITGVPRLHPTEHRVIGDRIVAATWGIAAAMTRGDISVTGVDPAHLQVVLHKLHDAGATVTQTESSFRVAQYERPKAVNVATLPFPGFPTDLQPMAIALASIADGTSMITENVFEARFRFVEEMIRLGADARTDGHHAVVRGLPQLSSAPVWCSDIRAGAGLVLAGLVADGDTEVHDVFHIDRGYPLFVENLAILGAEIERVE from the coding sequence GTGGCTGAGCGATTCGTGGTGACCGGCGGCAACCGGTTGTCCGGCGAAGTCGCGGTGGGGGGCGCAAAGAACAGCGTGCTCAAGCTGATGGCCGCGGCGTTGTTGGCCGAAGGCACCAGCACCATCACCAATTGCCCCGACATCCTCGACGTGCCGCTGATGGCCGAGGTGCTGCGCGGCCTCGGGGCAACCGTCGAACTCGACGGTGACGTCGCCCGGATCACCTCGCCCGACGAGCCGAAATACGATGCCGACTTCGCGGCGGTGCGCCAGTTCCGGGCTTCGGTGTGCGTACTGGGCCCACTGGTCGGTCGGTGTAAGCGGGCCCGCGTCGCCCTTCCCGGCGGAGACGCGATCGGCTCGCGGCCGCTGGACATGCACCAGGCCGGCCTGCGCCAGCTGGGCGCGCAATGCAACATCGAACACGGATGCGTCGTGGCGCAGGCTGATACGTTGCGCGGCGCGGAGATTCAGTTGGAGTTTCCGTCGGTGGGCGCCACCGAGAACATCCTGATGGCCGCGGTCGTGGCCGAAGGCGTGACCACGATCCACAACGCCGCGCGCGAACCCGACGTCGTCGACCTCTGCACGATGTTGAACCAGATGGGCGCGCAGGTCGAAGGCGCCGGTTCGCCGACGATGACCATCACCGGCGTCCCGCGGCTGCACCCGACCGAACACCGCGTCATCGGGGATCGCATCGTCGCCGCCACGTGGGGCATCGCCGCCGCGATGACCCGCGGAGACATCTCGGTCACCGGTGTCGACCCGGCGCACCTGCAGGTGGTGCTGCACAAGCTGCACGACGCCGGCGCCACCGTCACCCAAACGGAAAGCAGCTTCCGGGTGGCCCAGTACGAGCGCCCGAAGGCCGTCAATGTCGCGACCCTGCCGTTTCCCGGGTTTCCCACCGACCTGCAGCCCATGGCGATCGCGCTGGCGTCGATCGCCGATGGCACGTCGATGATCACCGAGAACGTATTCGAGGCGCGCTTTCGTTTCGTCGAGGAAATGATCCGGCTGGGCGCCGACGCCCGCACCGACGGGCACCATGCCGTCGTGCGTGGGCTGCCGCAATTGTCGAGCGCGCCGGTGTGGTGTTCGGACATCCGGGCCGGCGCCGGCCTGGTGTTGGCGGGGCTCGTCGCCGACGGCGACACCGAGGTTCACGACGTCTTCCACATCGATCGCGGCTACCCGTTGTTCGTGGAAAACCTGGCGATTTTGGGAGCGGAGATCGAGCGGGTAGAGTAA